In one window of Temnothorax longispinosus isolate EJ_2023e chromosome 11, Tlon_JGU_v1, whole genome shotgun sequence DNA:
- the LOC139821425 gene encoding uncharacterized protein, with protein MTEILNIGGEPVFYDRIIKIETHTYNPYANTTFDYSDEIRIPIQQQDLYTLPCESFLYVEGILTVTRASGQADNVVLGTNCVAFMFDEIRYELDGMEIDRCRNVEITSTLKNYITVSSDRSVILRNAGWKPYNNPNGYFNFCVPLNLLLGFCEDYKRVVINARHELILIRSRNDNNSLVGSLALQPTIKILNI; from the coding sequence ATGACTGAAATTCTCAACATCGGAGGCGAGCCGGTCTTTTACGATCGCATCATCAAGATCGAGACTCACACGTACAACccgtacgccaacacaacgtTTGACTATAGcgacgagatacgaatacccatacaacagcaggatCTGTATACGTTGCCGTGCGAAAGTTTTCTCTACGTCGAAGGAATATTGACGGTGACCAGAGCATCCGGTCAAGCCGATAACGTGGTATTGGGTACTAATTGCGTCGCGTTCATGTTCGACGAGattcgatacgagctcgaCGGTATGGAGATTGATCGCTGCAGAAACGTAGAAATAACCAGCACGCTCAAGAACTACATTACGGTATCGTCCGACAGAAGCGTGATCCTGCGAAACGCGGGATGGAAACCATATAATAACCCAAacggatatttcaatttctgcgtACCGCTCAACTTGTTACTGGgattttgcgaggattacaaacgcgtggtgatcaacgctcgtcacgaattgATCTTGATACGATCGCGCAACGACAACAATTCCCTGGTGGGAAGTCTCGCGTTGCAGCCTACTATCAAAATACTCAATATATAa